A genomic window from Macaca thibetana thibetana isolate TM-01 chromosome 16, ASM2454274v1, whole genome shotgun sequence includes:
- the LOC126938252 gene encoding 40S ribosomal protein S24-like, with the protein MNDTVTIRTRKFITNRLLQRKQMVIDVLHPGKATVPKTEIREKLAKMYKTTPDVVFVFGFRTHFGGAKTTGFGMIYDSLDYAKKNEPKHRLARHGLYEKKKTSRKQRKERKNRMKKVRGTAKANVGAGKK; encoded by the coding sequence ATGAACGACACCGTAACTATCCGCACTAGAAAGTTCATTACCAACCGACTACTTCAGAGGAAACAAATGGTCATTGACGTCCTTCACCCTGGGAAGGCAACAGTGCCTAAGACAGAAATTCGGGAAAAACTAGCCAAAATGTACAAGACCACACCGGATGTCGTCTTTGTATTTGGATTCAGAACTCATTTTGGTGGTGCCAAGACAACTGGCTTTGGCATGATTTATGACTCCCTGGattatgcaaagaaaaatgaacccAAACATAGACTTGCAAGACATGGCctgtatgagaagaaaaagacCTCAAGAAAGCAACGAAAGGAACgcaaaaacagaatgaagaaggTCAGGGGGACTGCAAAGGCCAATGTTGGTGCTGGCAAAAAGTGA